AAATTCGGATTTGACATTGCGTACTTAAATGGGGGGAAGAAATACGACCGGCTCGCCTAGCGCGCTGCGTCTTGTTGCAAGCTGGCATAGTACTCGTCCACCGACTGAAGCAATTCGGGACGGTTACTTTGGAACAACGACCGCCCTAACCGCGCCGCGACGTAGGAAGCCACGTAGCTGGCAAAGAGATGGTAAAGCAACGGCGAAAATTCCTCACGCACCTGAGGAGGAGAGGGTAGGTCTTTCCTTCCGTATTGCGAAGCAGCGTCGCCCGATAGCCCTGGTGGAGCCCTTCGGCTTCGCTCAGGATAAACTCCGTCGAAGGGGCGAAAGGCAGAAGCCAAGAAGAAATCCGGTCACCAACTGACAATGCACTCTTTTCTCTCACGCCGCTGCCAATAGCTCACGCTGCTGTAGCGGCCAGTGCTACGGCTTCCGCAATAGCTTCGCGATTGACTCTGCCGAAACATTCAGTCGTGATCCAGTCCCAATCCTTGCCTTGCGCGACATAATAAAGGACGCTCTTGACCAAGATGCGAGTGTCCTTGAAGGTCAATTGACCGTGACAGATTTCTGGGTCAGTGACGATGTATTGTCCGAGTTTTCTGCGTTTGGATGCGCTCATATTCTACTCTTAAGGAATCACCCGACTTGCGGCGCAAGCGGCGGCTCGTAACGTTTGACCTTGATTTTTCCTTCTCGCTCTCTGGCTTCGGCAATTTCGTACGCCGTCTGCATCCGCAACAGGGTGTCCATCTTCGGGCCGAACGCCTTTTCGATCCGCAGCGCCATTTCTGGCGACAAGGAAGCCCGTCCATTCACCAAAGCGGAGAGCGCCGGACGGGTCACGCCTAACAACTCGGCGGCCTTAGTCACGGATAGGCCAAGAGGTTCTATGACTTCCATCCTAATAAACTGCCCCGGATGGGAAGGGCGCACCATGCGTATCATTTTGTGTTCTCCCTAATGGTAGTCTTCATAGTCGAGGTCAACAATCTCGCCCTCAGCCCGGTCAATGTGAAACGTCAGGCGCCAATTACGGGTCACGCTCAGGCTCCATGTGCCCTTACGGTCGCCGGTGAGCTGGTGGGCTTTCCAGCTTGGCACGTCGCGCAACTCTTGCACATCCTGCATTTCCTGCAAGAAAGAGACGATGTTGCGCACCTTCTCTACTACAGCCGGAGCCAGACCGGAGGCGTCATCACGTTCAATGAAACGCTTGAGTCCCCGGTGAATGACGTTCCGTATCCTCATACTTCAGGGTAAGTGGAATCACTGTTGGCCGTCAAGTGACACTTTACGACCCTTGCCAAGGAAAAACGTCTGCACCCCTTTTGCGTACTGTCGATTATCACCCAACTCGCCTAGTGCGCCGGGTCCGGTTGCAGGCTGGCGTAATACTCATTTACTGACTGGAGCAATTCGGGACGGTCGCTTTGGAACAATGACCGCCCCAGCCGCGCCGCGACGTAGGAAGCCACGTAGCTGGCAAAGAGATGGTAGAGCAACGGCGCAAATTCCTCGCGCACCTCGCCTGCACAGGTAACACGGCGTGGGCATGGCGTGTCACCTCAGTATCGTCTTTATGTGTCACGGCGAGGACTCGTCTCCCCAATGCGCGCGCCGTGGCCGCCAAGTCTCCCGCCCGCCAATGAGAGCGGCCCGGCGGGGCGATCACTCTGCGCTCACCCGCACCTCACTAATATCCGAGGACGCTGCGCCGCGCGTAGAGCAGGTGCGCCTTGGTGCGTTCGTGCGCCAGCTTCGCATTGCGCTTGATCAGGGCCTCCAGAATTCCTTCGTGATCTTGAGGCGTGCCCTCATGAAGCTTCAACTCACCCCAGTCGGTACGCTCGCGCGCACGGCTGATGGTGCGTGCGATCTCAATCAGTAACGCATTGTGCGTAGCGTTGGCGATCGCTTGATGAAACGCGGCGTCTCGCTCTCCGTATTCCGCAATCGTGGTCGTTTGCCGCAGAAGCTGGAGACACTGTTCAATGGCGCGGAGGTCAGCGGTTGTGGCTGTCGCTACGGCTAATTCGCTCATATATGGGTAGCAGGTCAGGCAGGCATCCAGCACCTCCGCTGGACTCGTATCTACGGGGTCCGTCGAGACGACACGTTGCTCTTCACGACCATTGGCAACGAACGTACCACGACCGACCTGACGCATGACCCTGCCTTCGATCTCAAGTGGTAACAACGCCTTACGCACAACGCTACGTGGGATGCGGAACCGCTCGGCAAGGACTCGTTCCGTGGGCAGTCTGGTGCCTGCTGGCATGCTACCGTTTTCGATCGCTTCTACGATGAAGCGGCGCACGGCATCCTCGCTGGCCAATTTGCTAGTGTTTGGAGTTCCCATGCCAATTGGTTAACCAATTGGCTCTTAATTGTCAACGTTGCTTGATCGAAAAATTGCCATAATTTCACATAATCCCTTGACTCGTGGAGCAAAGAGCGCTATGTACCTTATGCGAACCAATTAACATATTGGTACACCAATATGTATGACTGTACACCTGAGAGACAAACCTAACGGAGGTTCCTATGGAAAGGAGCGGACAATGAATAGACAAGCCAACGGCAAGTTACAGAACAGCAATGTCCTCATTTCTGGCGCGAGCGCTGCCGGACCCAGCCTGGCGTATTGGCTGCACCGTTACGGTTTCAATCCCACAGTGGTGGAGCGGGCACCCGCGCTGCGGGCTGGAGGCTACGCCATCGATCTGCGTGGAGCCGCCGTGCACGTGGCCGAACGCATGGGCATTCTGGCGGAAGCGCGGAAGGCGAGCACCGATCTGCGCGAAATCTTATTCGTCGACAGCAATAACGAGACGCTGGCGACCATGGACGCCAATTTCGGCGCCGGGCCGGGCAAGGCTGGGGATGTAGAGATCTTGCGTGACGACTTGGCCCAAATCCTCTACGCTGCCACCAAGGACAGCATCAATTATATCTTCGGCGATTCGATTGCTTCCCTGTCCCAGCACGACCAGGGCGTCGATGTCACTTTCGAGCGTGGCGCACCACGCACCTTCGACCTCGTGGTGGGGGCCGATGGGTCCCACTCCAATGTCCGAGCCCTGAGCTTTGGTGACGAAGCACAGTTCAGCCATTACCTCGGCCAACACGTGGCGATTTTCACCATCCCTAATTTCCTGAACCTCGACCGTGTGTGGCTCATGCACTACGTCCCGAAGAAAATGGCCGCCATCATGCAATACGGCTCACGCAAGCACACGCGGGCCTTGTTCATCTTCTCCTCGCCGAAGCTCGACTACGATCATCGCGACGTCGAGCAGCAGAAGACGATCGTGAGGAAAGTGTTCGCGGAGGACACGGGATGGGAATTCCCCCGGCTGCTCGAAGAAATGCGGGATGCGTCCGACTTCTACTTCGATGATATCAGCCAGATCCGCATGGAGCGTTGGTCGAACGGACGGGTGGCACTGGTAGGAGATGCGGCCTTCGGCCCCACGCTGATCACGGGCCAGGGCACGAGCATGGCGGTCGTGGGAGCCTATGTGCTGGCCGGGGAACTGGCGGCCGCGGGCGGCGACTATCGCGCGGCATTCACCTGCTACGAGCAGGAGTGTCGCAGCTATATGAAACAGAACCAAGAGATCGCACTGAAGGCCAAGGAAATGCGTCTCCCGAAGACCCAGGAAGAGATCGAGCAACAGAACAAGCTCCTCCGCGCGATGCGCGCCGCGGCTCCGGGCTCGCCCCCGGAAGACTCGATCGGAGACCTCCTGCAGAAAGCGTCCAACGCGATCACACTCAAGGACTACCAACACCTGTACGCATAGTCTCTCGGCGGTTTTGAGGGGAATTGGCCGTGCTTAATACGGTCAGATAGAAAGTTCGGTATTCTCTATCCAGCAAAGTGGCTTCGTCTCTCCGTGACGGGTGCCAATTTATCTCGGAAAGGAGCGTAGATCATAGATTCACTAACGACAGGCAGGGTCGCGGACGTTCTCAAGCGGCTGTATCAGGAGGCCGAAACCGCAGATCGACCGCTAATGGAAAGGTATCGCAACCGGGACGTGACCCACGACGAACTGAGCAAACTGTTTGAAGCAGAGGCGAAAGACTACAGGGCGTTGTACCGGACCTATGCCGGCAACTTCCTGAACGTCTCCGCCGACTTTGGGCGCTTCCTCTACATGTGCGCCCGCGCCCGTAAGGCCAAGCGGATCGTTGAATTCGGCACGTCATTCGGCATTTCGACGATTCATCTCGCCTGCGCACTTCGCGATGGCGGCGGTGGTCAGTTGATCGGAACCGAACTGGAACCCACGAAAGCGCAGCGCGCGCGGGAAAACCTCGAGGCCGCCGGCTTGGCCGACCTCGTGGAAATCCGCGTCGGCGACGCTCTCGAAACGCTGAAAGATGGTATCGACGGAGACGTGGATTTGGTGCTCCTCGACGGTGCGTTCAGCCTCTACCTGCCTGTCCTCAAACTGTTGGAGCCTCACTTAAGAGATGGCGCGTTCGTGATCGGCGATAACGCGATGGAGCAATCGCCGGGCTACCTCGACTATGTGCGCAACCCGCAGAACGGGTATCTGTCGCTCGCATTGCCGTTCGATGCGGGTCGAGGGAATGAACTCACGGTAGTGACCCGGTGATCGTCACGATGGAGGGATAAGACGTTATGCCGATAAAACCCACCATTATGATTTTGGGAATTTGAAGGACGTTGTAGGGAAATTCGGATTTGACATTGCGTACTTGAATGGGGGGAATAAATACGACTGGCTCGCCTAGCGCGCTGCGTCTTGTTGCAAGCTGGCATAGTACTCGTTCACCGACTGGAGCAATTCGGGACGGTCACTTTGGAATAACGACCGCCCTAACCGTGCCGCGACGTAGGAAGCCACGTAGCTGGCAAAGAGATGGTAGAGCAACGGCGAAAATTCCTCGCACGCCTCTCCTTGCATAGGGAGCACGACGTGGGCGTGGCGGGTCACTTCGGTATCATCTTTATGCGTCACGGCGATGACCCGTCTCCCCAATGCACGTGCCGTTGCCGCCAAGTCACCCGCCCGCCAATGGGAGCGGCCCGGCGGGGCGATCACGAACACGGGCATATCGATGGGGTAGGCAAACCGTTCCACGTGCCACCACTCTTCCAAGTCCTCACCAATGGCAAAAATGCCCGCCGCCTCAACCATCTTCGCCGCGCTGAAGAGGGCTGTGCCATAACTTGGCCCACTGCCCACCATGACCATCGTGGGGGTAGCGGCAATCATGGCCGCCACCTCGCGGCACCGTCCCTTAATGGTGTCAGTGGTAGCATCCACCACGTCAGCGAGCGCGGACAGTTCTTGGCGCAACCTGTTCGCTTCTTCTTGAGGATAGGTGTTGCGCATTTCTCCTAATTGAATCGCGACCAACAGCATCCCTAGCAGGCTGGCCTGGTAGGTGCGAATCCCCGGAGATCTCTCTTTTTGCGGCAGTTCGACCACGATGGTGCGATCCGCCGCCTGTGTCACTGCGCTATCGGGCGTTCCGGTGAGGGCAATGGTCAACGCACCGTGTGTTTTGGCGCGTTCGATGGCTTGCACCACGCGCTTGGTGCCGCCCGAGGCGGAGGTCGCTACTACCAAGGTCTGATGCGGCGCGGCAGGGCGCATCCAGGCCGCGCCATAATCCAGAAAACGTTGCGCGCTCATCGGTGCGCAGGTCACATCGGCAATCGTCTGGAAGGCCATTTCGGCGGCACACGAGGCGTAGTAGGAATCCCCGTCCCCTGTCAGGTACACTTTGTCCACCGCTCTCCATTCCGACGGGGTTAGCACCGTGCGAATCTGCTGAGCAAACGGGCCGGTCAATGTGCGCAAATCGTCCGCCAGCCCTTCCACTTGTCCGATCATTATCTCCGGCTTGAGCGGCTCCATCATCATATCCTTTTCGGCAATGCGTTATCGTTCCAGCCTACGCACGATGTCTACATACGCCTTCACCCGCTCGACATCAATTTGTCCGCCCCAACCGCCGCGTTCCAGGCAGGTCCCCACAAACGCCCCGTCGGCAGCCGCCATCAGCCGCGCCGCATTTTCGTGGTTGGTGTAGCCCGCCAAGATAATGGGCAGTCCCGGCACGGCTTTTCGTACCGAGGCGATCAGCTCAAGCGTTTTCCTTTCGTCAGGGTCGCCCAACGACACGGCATCCGCCCCAACATGTTTCGCGCTTCGCGCCACCTCCGCCGTGGATTTCTCTTCGCCAAACCATTTGAAGTGCATCGAGTCCACTTCGGCGATGACTTTGATATCCCAAGCGTTGATCTTCTTGCGATATTCCATCACGTCGAGGGGATTGGCTTTGACCATGCCATGCGTGGTGAGGGTCCTGCCCACCACTGCGCCGGCGCGAATAAAGGTTCCCCCCGCCACCTTCGCCACCGCCAACGACGCTTTCAGCGCATTGCGCATCAATTGCACCCCGATTTGGAACTCTTCGCCTGTCACTTGAGCAATGGCTTGCACGATCAAGCCCATTGCGGTCGTGCGCGCCGGGTCGGATTCGTCTTTCACACTGTAGATGCGATCTACCGTCTGTACCAAACAGCCGTCCGCCCCTCCGACATAGAGGGCGCGCGCCGATTGGACAGCGGTATCAAGGGTCTGGTTGAAACTGCCATCTTTATAAAACGGGGTGCCGGGTAGCGGTTGCAGGTGAATCATACCCAGCACGGCTTTGCGTTGGCCGAGGGTTGCAAACTCTCGCATGGTGAGCCCTCCCAAGGATACGCGCCCTCCGGCGCGTTGCTCCAACTTTGTGCTAGTCAGTGTACCGCTCGGTCTGAGAACGTGCGGGGAACAGAAAGGCCGGAGGCCCATGGAACTGTGCGGTTACCTTGGCGGCATCTGCGGAAATTTGGGCAGCGTCGGATCCAGGTGATCCCACGGTTGGGCGCTGGCGGTATAAATGTCTCGTGTCGGCCGCACCCAACTGGGGTCATCCACACTTCCGGCATACAACACGACCAAGTTCGACCGCGCCGAGTTGGTTAAGAACACCGGCGAGCCACACTGAACGCAAAACATGCGGCGCATCGTATGACCGCTGTCAGCGAGCTTTTCATAGACCTCGGGAGCCCCTGTCATAAGGCGAAACGCGGTTGCGGCCATACCCACGGCGGGAAAGTAGGCGCTGCCGGTGGCGCGCTGGCAATCGCGGCAGTGACAGTTGCCCATATAGAGGGGCTCAGCGGTACATTCGTAACGAATCGCGCCACAGGCGCAGCCACCAGCAAAGGGAACTGCCATGGGAAACCTCCTGAAGAATATGAGCTAGGGATAACGAATTCTCTGCGGGAAGAGAAGAGGCGAGGCGCTCACGCGCTAACTCATTTCGATGCTGACTGCCCTACCTTCGCTGGGCAGTGCGACCCCTGCCTCCCCCGGTGGGAAGAGACAGGCGAACTCACCTCCTGCACACACTGCTTACTTCTTCGTGAAGACGAAATTCTCTTCCATCTTCGCCCGCACCTCACCCATGTGGGTAAAGTATTGGCGGAAGCCGCCGTTGTAGTTGCCGTCCTGTCGACGATTGGACTCGCCCTCGAAGTTGTAATAGCCCGGGGTGCAGTCGTGGTTGCGGGTGGTCTTGCCGCGATGCTCGATGACTTCCTGCACCCACCACTCTTCGGCCTCCGCAGTGGCGTCCATGGACTGGTAGCCATGGCGACGTGCGTAATCGATGCACGCGGCGATATGATCGCCCTGGGTCTGGAGCATGTCGGTCAAGTTGAACTGGAAGGAGGCCTGGTAGCCGCCCATGATGAAGAGGTTGGGGTAGCCCTGCGAATGGATGCCCACGAGAGTGCGGACGCCGTCGCCGTATTTATCGTTGAGATCGAGACCGCTTTTCCCCTTGATCTGGTTGTAAATGCCGGTCTTCTGCACCTCGAAGCCCGTGGCGTAAATGAGGAGGTCGAGTTCGTACTGTTTGCCCTCGAACAGCGGCCCCTTCTCGGCGATCTCCGTGATGCCTTTACCCCTCGTGTCGATCAGATGGACATTGGGGCGGTTGTAGGTGGGAAGATACTCGTCGTGGAAGCACGGGCGCTTGCACATGAACATGAACCACGGCTTGAGCGCTTCGGACGTCGCCTTGTCCTTCACGATCTCGTCGATGCGTCGGTGAATCCGCATCATGTGATCGATGTTGGCGTTTTCCTGTCGGCGGATCTTCTCCTCACGCGACATGGCGGCCAGCTCCGCCTTCTGCTCATCGGTCAA
The DNA window shown above is from Deltaproteobacteria bacterium and carries:
- a CDS encoding DUF433 domain-containing protein — encoded protein: MSASKRRKLGQYIVTDPEICHGQLTFKDTRILVKSVLYYVAQGKDWDWITTECFGRVNREAIAEAVALAATAA
- a CDS encoding HigA family addiction module antidote protein is translated as MIRMVRPSHPGQFIRMEVIEPLGLSVTKAAELLGVTRPALSALVNGRASLSPEMALRIEKAFGPKMDTLLRMQTAYEIAEAREREGKIKVKRYEPPLAPQVG
- a CDS encoding type II toxin-antitoxin system RelE/ParE family toxin; this translates as MRIRNVIHRGLKRFIERDDASGLAPAVVEKVRNIVSFLQEMQDVQELRDVPSWKAHQLTGDRKGTWSLSVTRNWRLTFHIDRAEGEIVDLDYEDYH
- a CDS encoding FadR family transcriptional regulator, producing MGTPNTSKLASEDAVRRFIVEAIENGSMPAGTRLPTERVLAERFRIPRSVVRKALLPLEIEGRVMRQVGRGTFVANGREEQRVVSTDPVDTSPAEVLDACLTCYPYMSELAVATATTADLRAIEQCLQLLRQTTTIAEYGERDAAFHQAIANATHNALLIEIARTISRARERTDWGELKLHEGTPQDHEGILEALIKRNAKLAHERTKAHLLYARRSVLGY
- a CDS encoding FAD-dependent monooxygenase, whose translation is MNRQANGKLQNSNVLISGASAAGPSLAYWLHRYGFNPTVVERAPALRAGGYAIDLRGAAVHVAERMGILAEARKASTDLREILFVDSNNETLATMDANFGAGPGKAGDVEILRDDLAQILYAATKDSINYIFGDSIASLSQHDQGVDVTFERGAPRTFDLVVGADGSHSNVRALSFGDEAQFSHYLGQHVAIFTIPNFLNLDRVWLMHYVPKKMAAIMQYGSRKHTRALFIFSSPKLDYDHRDVEQQKTIVRKVFAEDTGWEFPRLLEEMRDASDFYFDDISQIRMERWSNGRVALVGDAAFGPTLITGQGTSMAVVGAYVLAGELAAAGGDYRAAFTCYEQECRSYMKQNQEIALKAKEMRLPKTQEEIEQQNKLLRAMRAAAPGSPPEDSIGDLLQKASNAITLKDYQHLYA
- a CDS encoding class I SAM-dependent methyltransferase — encoded protein: MDSLTTGRVADVLKRLYQEAETADRPLMERYRNRDVTHDELSKLFEAEAKDYRALYRTYAGNFLNVSADFGRFLYMCARARKAKRIVEFGTSFGISTIHLACALRDGGGGQLIGTELEPTKAQRARENLEAAGLADLVEIRVGDALETLKDGIDGDVDLVLLDGAFSLYLPVLKLLEPHLRDGAFVIGDNAMEQSPGYLDYVRNPQNGYLSLALPFDAGRGNELTVVTR
- a CDS encoding SIS domain-containing protein, whose amino-acid sequence is MIGQVEGLADDLRTLTGPFAQQIRTVLTPSEWRAVDKVYLTGDGDSYYASCAAEMAFQTIADVTCAPMSAQRFLDYGAAWMRPAAPHQTLVVATSASGGTKRVVQAIERAKTHGALTIALTGTPDSAVTQAADRTIVVELPQKERSPGIRTYQASLLGMLLVAIQLGEMRNTYPQEEANRLRQELSALADVVDATTDTIKGRCREVAAMIAATPTMVMVGSGPSYGTALFSAAKMVEAAGIFAIGEDLEEWWHVERFAYPIDMPVFVIAPPGRSHWRAGDLAATARALGRRVIAVTHKDDTEVTRHAHVVLPMQGEACEEFSPLLYHLFASYVASYVAARLGRSLFQSDRPELLQSVNEYYASLQQDAAR
- a CDS encoding GFA family protein, which encodes MAVPFAGGCACGAIRYECTAEPLYMGNCHCRDCQRATGSAYFPAVGMAATAFRLMTGAPEVYEKLADSGHTMRRMFCVQCGSPVFLTNSARSNLVVLYAGSVDDPSWVRPTRDIYTASAQPWDHLDPTLPKFPQMPPR